In Candidatus Poribacteria bacterium, the following proteins share a genomic window:
- a CDS encoding HAMP domain-containing protein produces MNIRTQLTFRYIGIMLLVLLAMYFYLATMLKDSMSSHITSELEVQAELTREFLIEELPRKDNFTYALIDPLVDRLGKANNARVTFIDLDGVVWGDTERDGQALREMDNHLTRPEVQDAIKKGSGIRERYSDTTQTEFRYFALPIHSSVGAEIASDGEGTLIGICRVALPMKVVNTAIGNIRRMALIASVAGLVLAIVFSVFSTGAITKPIEKLTQVTQSLAAGNITSRVPVDSSNELGQLSHNFNLMADRIQEQIDTISEEHRRSETILTNMGEGVLLVNGASEITYANPTAISMLELPDAYIGKALIEINRIPELQALLKKAEQTETIAFAEIQLGNLREPEAEVTVVPVSAGQEYVIVIHDVTKERQLERIRADFVSNVSHELRTPLTTIRGYAETLLSENSVRTKTGEQFLVKILNHSARLTSLISDLLELSRLELGEVELKRSPCHLNTFHEPISDVFEPLLEESGLVLKWEIPEKFAKVNVDRQLFMQVLVNLIDNAIKYTPDGGAITVSATICSSDGIKGGDTASEEITLRVEDTGIGIPMESQSRVFERFYRVDKGRAREMGGTGLGLAIAKHIVLSHDGRIWLESTLGQGSTFYVAVPLTV; encoded by the coding sequence ATGAACATCCGCACGCAACTGACCTTCAGATACATAGGCATCATGCTTTTAGTGTTACTTGCAATGTATTTCTATCTCGCTACGATGCTCAAAGACTCTATGAGCAGTCACATTACCAGCGAATTGGAAGTTCAGGCAGAATTGACTCGGGAATTCCTCATTGAAGAACTCCCCAGGAAGGATAACTTTACCTACGCCCTCATAGACCCACTCGTCGATAGACTCGGAAAGGCTAACAATGCCCGTGTAACCTTCATCGACTTGGATGGTGTTGTCTGGGGGGATACCGAACGGGATGGACAGGCACTCCGTGAAATGGACAATCACCTTACGCGTCCAGAGGTACAGGATGCCATCAAGAAAGGAAGCGGTATTCGAGAACGTTACAGCGATACAACCCAGACAGAATTTCGTTACTTTGCTCTTCCAATACATAGCAGCGTGGGTGCAGAAATTGCATCAGATGGAGAAGGAACTTTGATTGGCATCTGCCGCGTCGCGCTTCCGATGAAAGTTGTCAATACGGCGATCGGCAACATCCGACGAATGGCTCTCATTGCGAGTGTAGCAGGACTCGTTCTCGCAATCGTGTTCAGCGTCTTCAGCACCGGTGCCATCACTAAACCGATTGAGAAATTAACCCAGGTGACCCAATCGCTTGCTGCTGGTAACATCACCTCGCGTGTCCCCGTCGATTCAAGCAACGAACTGGGCCAACTTTCGCATAACTTTAACCTGATGGCAGACAGGATACAGGAACAGATTGACACAATCTCCGAAGAACACCGCCGTTCCGAAACCATTTTGACAAACATGGGCGAAGGTGTATTGCTCGTGAACGGGGCATCTGAGATTACTTACGCCAACCCAACGGCTATCTCTATGCTGGAACTGCCTGACGCTTATATCGGGAAAGCGTTGATTGAGATTAATCGGATTCCAGAATTACAAGCCCTCCTGAAAAAGGCAGAACAGACAGAAACCATCGCGTTCGCAGAAATTCAACTCGGTAACCTGAGAGAACCCGAAGCAGAGGTCACAGTTGTTCCGGTTTCTGCGGGGCAAGAGTACGTCATCGTTATCCACGATGTCACCAAGGAACGGCAATTAGAGCGGATTCGCGCCGACTTCGTGTCAAACGTTTCACACGAACTCCGCACGCCACTCACAACGATCCGAGGCTACGCCGAAACCCTACTCAGTGAGAATTCCGTTCGGACAAAGACAGGCGAACAGTTCCTCGTAAAAATTCTCAATCACTCTGCCCGACTTACAAGCTTAATTTCAGACCTGTTGGAACTCTCTCGGCTCGAGTTGGGTGAGGTAGAATTGAAACGCTCACCTTGCCACCTTAATACCTTCCACGAACCGATTTCAGACGTGTTTGAACCGCTATTAGAGGAATCAGGGTTGGTTTTAAAATGGGAGATTCCTGAAAAGTTCGCGAAGGTCAATGTAGATCGACAACTTTTTATGCAGGTTCTTGTGAACCTGATCGACAACGCCATTAAATATACACCGGATGGCGGAGCGATTACCGTATCGGCAACAATCTGTTCGAGCGATGGAATCAAGGGAGGGGATACAGCCTCGGAAGAGATCACCCTGCGTGTAGAAGATACAGGTATCGGTATCCCAATGGAATCCCAATCCCGCGTGTTTGAAAGGTTTTATCGTGTCGACAAAGGACGTGCGAGAGAGATGGGAGGCACTGGATTAGGGTTGGCAATCGCTAAACATATCGTTCTCTCCCACGATGGAAGAATATGGCTGGAAAGCACCCTTGGGCAAGGCAGCACATTCTATGTCGCTGTGCCTCTAACGGTATAA
- the tenA gene encoding thiaminase II, translating into MAQNGQFTDELRLTAAPIWEADLKHPFVRGIADGSLPTEKFKFYLIQDYLFLLDYSRVFAHGVIKAHDEATMAMFAELLNSTLNTEMDLHRGYCAKFGISATEMEAAPMAPTTHAYTRHLLDVAQVGALADLVAGVLPCQWGYAEIGTTLAEQGGSPEPLYQEWIDMYASPEFLSLGESLRGLINNLTAEHSASQKERIKNYFLLSSRYEYLFWEMAYTQETWKI; encoded by the coding sequence ATGGCACAAAATGGACAATTTACCGATGAACTCAGGCTCACTGCTGCCCCGATTTGGGAAGCCGACCTTAAGCATCCGTTCGTTCGGGGTATTGCCGATGGCAGTCTTCCGACAGAAAAGTTCAAGTTCTACCTCATTCAGGATTACCTTTTCCTATTGGACTATAGCCGTGTGTTTGCACACGGTGTTATCAAGGCACACGATGAAGCGACGATGGCGATGTTTGCCGAGCTTCTCAATTCAACACTGAACACCGAGATGGATTTACATCGTGGGTATTGTGCAAAATTCGGTATCTCCGCCACTGAGATGGAAGCCGCGCCCATGGCACCTACGACGCATGCTTATACCCGGCATCTGCTTGATGTTGCGCAGGTCGGGGCTTTGGCGGATCTCGTTGCCGGTGTTCTGCCGTGTCAGTGGGGTTACGCCGAGATCGGCACAACGCTTGCCGAACAAGGAGGTTCGCCGGAACCGCTCTATCAGGAGTGGATTGACATGTACGCCTCCCCTGAATTCCTATCGCTGGGTGAGTCGTTGCGGGGTCTGATCAACAATCTCACAGCGGAGCATAGTGCCTCTCAAAAAGAACGGATTAAAAACTACTTCTTGCTGAGTAGTCGTTATGAATATCTTTTTTGGGAGATGGCTTACACGCAGGAGACATGGAAAATTTAG
- a CDS encoding T9SS type A sorting domain-containing protein, producing the protein MRFFTVVILSGIVCLCCSQIARSAEIKVVDNNVFVETDTYQVEFTDGVITQFHNKLTEETYTLPLGAGGVTGFRGRSGLLKRDGRSIWTDQATLIEARKVAPLKAEILFRQGQNRIRLFIGVDARSGDLLIQQDGTSDTAGVYGIQWGCGNLNVRSLDLILAADGGQIINAISPFTSRSFDYPFSWEVQLAILQGEQGGFFVRGTDETFRFKVLHYEKDVESFALGFETQNQAPFDALTSAKSVVWRLNTYTGDWRVPARQYREWMERTFKPWRLSDMPTWVQNIGLIVIYHGLDVGILDGLAEQIDPAKTLLYVTGWRKNDYDVNYPDYTAKPEFGRFVEAARQYGFRVMPHANLVGVSPYHSLYEDLQQFQFRDPWNGDLRGWWWERTNVPQRHAFINLANSAFRKILIRQLKEVWEKYRVDAFHLDISHFVINDANGLVEGLTPAQGNLRMHEELAAAMPKVVFSGESLHEVTFFRESFAQRWKVSHRHDWYGGPAAKSHPISSFLFSQYTLPYGYLALPNPDRGLQLYQEYLESYENWGVLPTLRLSSIADLGPERVRTQELLSIARNWQQLGLKPDFEMDWGADTLFQYVGKGDEIATLKTTDGGSIFDLPQEDAGYERVFGVTQVKTDRSLPHWHAYNETMILGLNPERSYFLSNTPRNFSRVHINSLPVGVAVTESRVTENAALFQLEKMDVRHDIDLLSQFHVLKTGIVVNGQELPRQKGATFGHGKTSISGIRKATIWAQPPWQGISGDTFGEWTLSLPNSSHISLDFDIGLAEGSENSDGVTFIVSVQGDEIFRRHHTEQKWEHIRLDLTAYQSEDIKLRFTTNPGPEENTGWDWAVWGEPKIVSEPSNELTKVGFFLPNEPIKTFPDTLEDEGNGQYVIETALPAQILFFFQPGQQMISPYNLRDTEFTAGLQFEGIFRLGSVWNSGELSVMTIGGIPKESIIAHPPRGGQTVLQFLLFLPQARKIIFSFSMGLQDGCSDGVFFKVLVNGETQFERFTNTFGWEDANVSLSRYTGDYVLLELITDPGEDVNCDWAQWADLFIAAEGVEPSGDVNQDGIVNILDIILVAQNLGQKLPSNPRVDVNKDGQVNILDLVSVAERLGKKIAAAPSLMDVIKNTPSSPEDVIVVRRALNELETIPEKSDSVKMTVQILRAWLATANQGVRETRLLPNYPNPFNPETWIPYQLADAADVSMEIYDVGGRLVRTIPIGFKPVGYYLTRERAAYWDGRNETGEQVSSGVYFLQFVAGDFTATQRAVIVK; encoded by the coding sequence TTGCGTTTCTTTACCGTAGTCATTCTAAGTGGAATAGTCTGTTTATGTTGTTCCCAAATAGCGCGGTCTGCCGAAATTAAGGTTGTTGACAATAACGTCTTTGTCGAAACCGATACCTACCAAGTCGAGTTCACCGATGGCGTTATCACCCAATTCCATAACAAACTCACTGAAGAAACCTATACCCTCCCTCTCGGTGCGGGCGGCGTTACAGGTTTTCGTGGGCGCAGTGGATTATTAAAAAGAGACGGCAGATCTATCTGGACCGACCAAGCGACGCTAATAGAAGCAAGAAAAGTCGCACCGCTGAAAGCAGAAATCCTGTTTCGTCAGGGACAAAACCGAATTCGTCTGTTCATAGGCGTTGACGCGAGATCAGGCGATCTACTGATTCAACAGGACGGAACTTCCGACACTGCAGGCGTCTATGGGATACAGTGGGGATGTGGAAATCTAAATGTCAGGAGTCTGGACCTCATTCTTGCAGCGGACGGTGGACAAATCATTAACGCGATATCTCCGTTCACTTCCAGAAGTTTTGATTATCCGTTTAGTTGGGAAGTGCAACTCGCGATTCTTCAAGGTGAACAGGGTGGTTTTTTCGTTCGGGGCACAGATGAGACCTTTCGGTTCAAAGTCCTCCACTATGAAAAAGATGTAGAGAGTTTTGCCCTCGGTTTTGAAACCCAAAATCAAGCACCTTTTGATGCCCTGACCTCCGCGAAATCTGTGGTGTGGAGATTGAATACATACACAGGCGACTGGCGTGTGCCTGCGAGACAGTATCGGGAGTGGATGGAAAGAACATTTAAACCTTGGCGATTGTCAGACATGCCAACATGGGTTCAAAACATTGGCTTGATTGTTATCTATCACGGTTTGGATGTTGGCATATTAGATGGGTTGGCGGAACAAATTGATCCCGCAAAAACTTTACTGTATGTGACAGGGTGGCGGAAAAATGATTATGATGTGAATTACCCAGATTATACAGCAAAACCTGAGTTTGGTCGTTTTGTTGAAGCTGCTCGCCAATACGGGTTTCGGGTGATGCCGCATGCAAATCTCGTTGGCGTTTCACCGTACCATTCTCTCTATGAGGACCTTCAGCAATTTCAATTTCGAGATCCATGGAATGGAGACCTTCGCGGATGGTGGTGGGAACGAACGAATGTTCCCCAACGTCATGCCTTTATTAATCTTGCGAACTCTGCATTTAGAAAAATTCTCATCCGACAACTGAAGGAGGTGTGGGAAAAATACAGGGTGGATGCATTCCATTTGGATATCAGCCACTTTGTAATTAATGATGCAAATGGGCTGGTTGAGGGGCTAACCCCTGCCCAAGGGAACTTGCGAATGCATGAGGAATTAGCAGCCGCGATGCCGAAAGTTGTTTTTAGCGGTGAGAGTCTTCATGAAGTCACATTTTTCCGTGAGAGCTTCGCACAACGTTGGAAAGTCTCGCACCGGCACGACTGGTACGGAGGACCAGCGGCAAAATCACACCCAATTAGTTCATTCCTATTTTCTCAGTATACGCTACCTTATGGCTATTTGGCGTTGCCTAACCCTGATAGAGGACTACAACTTTACCAAGAATATCTGGAGTCGTATGAGAATTGGGGCGTTTTGCCCACGCTTCGGCTCTCGTCAATAGCTGACTTGGGGCCGGAACGGGTGAGGACACAGGAGTTACTCTCAATTGCACGAAATTGGCAGCAACTTGGTCTGAAGCCGGACTTTGAGATGGACTGGGGAGCTGACACGCTGTTTCAATATGTGGGTAAAGGTGATGAAATTGCAACGCTGAAAACTACTGATGGCGGTTCTATCTTTGATTTACCTCAGGAGGATGCCGGGTATGAAAGAGTATTTGGTGTGACGCAAGTAAAGACGGATCGAAGTCTGCCGCACTGGCACGCTTACAATGAGACGATGATACTTGGTTTGAATCCAGAGAGGTCTTATTTCTTAAGCAATACACCTCGCAATTTCTCTCGAGTACATATTAATTCCTTGCCAGTAGGTGTTGCTGTAACAGAATCACGTGTGACAGAAAATGCCGCTCTTTTCCAACTGGAAAAGATGGATGTCCGTCACGATATTGATTTATTGTCACAGTTTCATGTTCTAAAAACAGGCATTGTCGTGAATGGGCAAGAATTACCTCGACAAAAAGGAGCGACCTTCGGACATGGTAAGACTTCTATTTCTGGCATTCGTAAGGCTACAATTTGGGCGCAACCCCCTTGGCAAGGGATCAGCGGCGATACATTTGGTGAATGGACACTTTCGCTGCCAAATAGCTCTCACATCTCTTTGGATTTTGATATTGGATTGGCAGAGGGTTCCGAAAACTCTGATGGTGTAACCTTCATTGTCTCTGTCCAAGGTGATGAAATTTTTCGTCGACATCACACAGAACAGAAGTGGGAGCATATCCGTCTGGATTTGACCGCCTATCAAAGTGAAGACATCAAACTCCGCTTTACCACAAATCCAGGTCCCGAGGAAAATACTGGATGGGATTGGGCAGTGTGGGGAGAACCTAAAATCGTTTCTGAACCCTCAAACGAACTTACGAAAGTAGGATTTTTCTTACCCAATGAACCGATAAAAACTTTCCCTGATACACTGGAAGATGAAGGAAACGGACAATATGTCATTGAGACGGCACTTCCTGCACAAATTCTCTTTTTCTTTCAGCCTGGACAACAAATGATTTCCCCATATAATCTGAGAGATACCGAATTTACTGCTGGACTGCAGTTTGAGGGGATATTCCGCCTCGGGAGTGTGTGGAACTCAGGTGAACTTAGTGTCATGACTATCGGCGGAATCCCCAAGGAGAGTATTATTGCACATCCGCCTCGTGGTGGACAAACTGTTCTCCAGTTTTTGTTATTCTTGCCTCAAGCACGCAAGATAATATTCTCTTTTTCAATGGGATTACAAGACGGATGCAGTGATGGTGTGTTTTTCAAGGTGCTTGTGAATGGTGAAACGCAATTTGAACGTTTCACAAACACCTTTGGGTGGGAAGATGCTAACGTATCTCTTTCGAGGTACACGGGAGACTATGTGTTGTTGGAATTGATAACCGATCCTGGTGAAGATGTAAATTGCGACTGGGCACAATGGGCAGATCTGTTTATCGCTGCTGAAGGGGTTGAACCCAGTGGAGATGTCAATCAGGACGGGATTGTCAACATTCTTGATATTATTCTTGTGGCACAGAATCTTGGACAGAAACTACCCTCCAATCCGAGAGTAGATGTCAACAAAGATGGACAGGTGAATATCCTTGATCTTGTATCTGTTGCGGAACGTCTCGGTAAAAAGATAGCTGCCGCACCTTCTCTGATGGATGTCATCAAAAACACACCGTCCTCGCCTGAAGATGTTATTGTCGTCCGGCGCGCCTTGAATGAATTGGAAACTATTCCAGAGAAATCCGATAGTGTTAAGATGACAGTTCAGATTTTACGTGCTTGGTTGGCAACCGCCAATCAAGGGGTCAGAGAGACGCGACTCCTCCCGAATTACCCCAACCCCTTCAATCCTGAAACATGGATACCGTATCAATTGGCAGACGCGGCAGATGTGAGCATGGAAATCTACGATGTGGGTGGTCGTTTAGTCCGAACAATTCCTATTGGGTTCAAGCCTGTGGGGTATTACCTCACACGAGAACGAGCCGCCTATTGGGATGGACGGAATGAAACGGGCGAACAGGTTTCAAGTGGTGTCTACTTTTTACAGTTCGTGGCGGGAGATTTCACTGCCACACAACGAGCAGTAATAGTAAAATAA
- a CDS encoding dihydrodipicolinate synthase family protein: MNTRFEGIFSPTITPLDEKERVDELGFINQLNRLIDNGIHGIYLLGTSGEFTTLTDTERERAMDIAIKAIGGRVPVICGVMDTSTQRVIQNIKIAEQFGVDAVAATPGYYYPSTDDADLIEFFYDVATSTELPVFIYNIPSTVKTAIKPYVVTQLAETCENIVGIKDSSGDWTNCLDLLARLGDRTDFSIMLGSHTALGAAVLFGADGGVVSISNVAPKESIALYNAAKARDIDEVHRLQKLLLRLSKIYTYGQGVSGMKACLEILGVCSAHTTSPLLPIDESVKDEIRQLLSEAGIAK; this comes from the coding sequence ATGAATACTCGATTTGAAGGCATTTTTTCACCGACAATAACGCCACTTGATGAAAAAGAGCGCGTTGATGAGCTTGGGTTTATTAATCAACTCAATCGTTTGATTGACAACGGTATCCACGGCATCTATCTATTGGGTACCTCTGGTGAATTTACCACGTTAACGGATACAGAGCGCGAACGGGCGATGGACATCGCTATCAAAGCGATCGGGGGTCGTGTCCCGGTTATCTGTGGTGTGATGGACACAAGCACCCAGCGCGTTATCCAAAACATTAAAATTGCCGAACAATTTGGCGTTGATGCCGTCGCTGCAACACCCGGTTACTACTACCCTTCCACCGACGATGCAGATCTGATTGAATTCTTTTACGATGTTGCTACAAGCACGGAACTCCCCGTTTTCATTTACAACATCCCTTCAACTGTCAAAACCGCAATTAAACCCTATGTCGTTACCCAACTCGCGGAGACCTGTGAGAATATTGTTGGAATTAAGGACAGTTCCGGCGATTGGACGAACTGCCTCGACCTCTTGGCTCGGCTCGGAGACCGGACGGATTTCTCTATCATGCTCGGTTCGCATACTGCGCTCGGCGCAGCGGTCCTGTTCGGTGCTGATGGGGGTGTCGTCTCGATTTCAAACGTTGCCCCGAAAGAATCTATCGCACTCTACAACGCCGCAAAAGCGCGAGATATTGACGAAGTCCATCGGTTACAGAAGTTGCTGCTGCGACTGAGCAAAATATATACCTATGGACAGGGCGTTAGCGGTATGAAGGCGTGTCTGGAGATTTTGGGAGTCTGTAGTGCCCATACAACGAGTCCGTTGTTGCCTATTGATGAATCTGTGAAGGACGAGATTCGACAATTATTATCGGAAGCAGGGATTGCCAAATGA
- a CDS encoding LamG domain-containing protein yields the protein MKINTNWIYAALIWGLLASAALGYAEIDLGTLAGVWLFDEGKGNTVKDHSGNGNDGTIEGDPKWVDSDLGPALKFDGKDDYLEIPHSDTVNVAENDFTLVAWLNPAAPGDGKGIISKGAWCWNGGWILDIGDTGPGAIRLETSANGSDNGSIISPAGTMEVNTWQFVAASVTRDADSFIYRDGEEVAVKVIKGNDLTQEAYPLLMGCLLECNKLPGGFFSVSVTHVALFNGIALTLEETEMIRELGLDTILPVSPKAKLATTWGKLKTI from the coding sequence ATGAAAATTAATACGAATTGGATATACGCAGCCCTTATATGGGGACTGCTTGCCTCAGCGGCGCTGGGTTATGCTGAAATAGATTTAGGCACTTTGGCTGGTGTGTGGCTCTTTGATGAAGGTAAAGGCAATACGGTTAAGGATCATTCAGGTAACGGCAACGATGGGACAATCGAGGGGGATCCAAAATGGGTCGATAGCGACCTCGGTCCAGCCCTTAAGTTTGATGGTAAGGACGACTATCTTGAGATTCCACACAGTGATACCGTCAACGTTGCGGAGAATGATTTCACATTAGTGGCATGGTTGAATCCTGCTGCACCGGGTGATGGAAAAGGGATCATCTCCAAAGGCGCATGGTGCTGGAATGGGGGTTGGATCCTCGATATTGGGGATACCGGTCCTGGCGCGATCCGTTTGGAGACTTCAGCAAACGGTTCGGATAATGGAAGTATTATCAGTCCTGCGGGGACGATGGAAGTTAACACGTGGCAGTTTGTTGCTGCGTCTGTCACACGTGATGCCGATTCCTTTATCTACAGAGATGGTGAGGAAGTCGCTGTGAAAGTTATCAAGGGAAACGACTTGACGCAGGAGGCGTATCCGTTGCTTATGGGGTGTCTCTTGGAATGTAATAAACTCCCCGGTGGCTTCTTTTCGGTCTCGGTTACGCATGTTGCCCTTTTCAACGGTATCGCACTTACCTTAGAAGAGACAGAGATGATCCGGGAACTCGGATTGGATACAATATTGCCTGTTTCTCCGAAAGCCAAGCTCGCTACTACATGGGGTAAGCTTAAAACGATATAG
- a CDS encoding ATP-binding cassette domain-containing protein — protein sequence MQAITKDFPGVRALDDVSFEVRPGEIHALCGENGAGKSTLIKILGGVYPYGTYEGQLHINGNELRFHTVRDAERAGIAIIHQELALIPEMTVAENIYLGKEPCQFGTINKHHLYHEAGELLSQFGLTIPLHKHVHELGIGQQQLVEIAKALGRSLQPHIEQRRSLQADIESESSALLLVLDEPTAALTESEVGILRQILTQLREKGVACIYITHKLKEIFQIADRVTVLRDGKTVATQSIKSPECTEEALISQMVGRELTALFPKRRATAPDENGSSREDAALRVENLSTSPSEPPQLEDINFEVRRGEILGIAGLMGAGRTELISTIFGAYEGRWRGEIVIDGATVQIHSPREAIQHGIALVSEDRKRYGLLLDVDVVRNMTLASLGSSSDIASYGIINDNTALEKSEYYVDSLQIKTTSLEVPVNHLSGGNQQKVVLSKWLMTHPKVLFLDEPTRGIDVGAKAEIHTLMAKLAQEGVAIVFVSSELPEILGMSDRVIVLHEGKITGEFINDNLTQADILRCAAGA from the coding sequence ATGCAAGCAATTACCAAAGATTTCCCCGGCGTGCGTGCCTTAGACGATGTCTCTTTCGAGGTGCGTCCGGGTGAAATACATGCCTTGTGTGGAGAAAACGGGGCGGGCAAATCGACGTTAATTAAGATCCTCGGTGGTGTTTACCCGTACGGAACCTACGAGGGACAATTGCACATCAACGGAAACGAGCTGCGGTTCCATACCGTGCGCGACGCAGAACGTGCTGGAATCGCTATCATCCATCAGGAACTGGCACTTATTCCAGAGATGACAGTCGCTGAGAACATTTATCTCGGCAAGGAGCCGTGCCAATTCGGGACCATTAACAAGCATCATCTCTATCATGAAGCGGGTGAACTCCTGTCCCAGTTCGGATTAACAATTCCACTCCATAAACACGTCCATGAACTCGGTATCGGACAACAACAACTCGTAGAGATTGCCAAAGCTTTAGGGCGCAGCTTGCAACCCCATATTGAGCAGCGGCGCAGCTTGCAAGCGGACATCGAATCGGAAAGCAGTGCATTGTTACTCGTGCTGGACGAACCGACAGCCGCTTTGACCGAAAGTGAAGTAGGCATCCTTCGACAGATTCTAACGCAACTTCGAGAAAAGGGTGTAGCCTGTATTTATATTACCCATAAACTCAAGGAGATTTTTCAGATCGCTGACCGGGTGACAGTGCTAAGGGACGGCAAAACAGTCGCAACGCAATCGATTAAATCGCCTGAATGCACCGAAGAGGCGCTCATCTCACAGATGGTCGGACGCGAGTTAACCGCGCTGTTTCCAAAACGGCGAGCCACTGCTCCTGATGAAAACGGGTCAAGTCGAGAAGACGCAGCCCTACGAGTGGAAAACTTAAGCACCTCCCCATCGGAACCGCCGCAGCTGGAAGACATCAATTTTGAGGTGCGACGCGGGGAAATCCTCGGCATTGCAGGCTTAATGGGCGCAGGAAGGACAGAATTGATTAGTACGATTTTTGGTGCTTACGAGGGTAGATGGCGCGGAGAAATCGTCATAGATGGTGCCACTGTTCAGATTCACTCGCCGCGCGAGGCGATACAGCACGGAATCGCACTCGTCAGTGAGGATCGGAAACGCTATGGACTCCTTTTAGATGTGGATGTTGTCCGCAACATGACGCTTGCGAGCCTCGGTTCATCGTCAGACATCGCATCATACGGGATCATTAATGACAACACGGCACTTGAAAAAAGCGAGTACTATGTGGACTCTCTCCAGATTAAGACGACTTCACTTGAGGTTCCTGTGAACCATCTCAGCGGTGGGAACCAGCAGAAAGTCGTTCTCAGCAAATGGTTGATGACGCATCCGAAGGTGTTATTTCTTGATGAACCGACACGCGGGATTGATGTCGGTGCGAAAGCAGAAATTCACACGTTGATGGCAAAACTCGCGCAAGAGGGGGTCGCGATCGTGTTTGTCTCCTCCGAACTCCCAGAAATCCTTGGCATGAGCGATCGGGTCATCGTGCTCCATGAAGGCAAAATCACGGGTGAATTTATCAACGATAATCTGACACAAGCGGACATTTTGCGATGTGCCGCTGGTGCGTGA
- the aroA gene encoding 3-phosphoshikimate 1-carboxyvinyltransferase, producing MIRIQPIRKPIDATIKVPGSKSYTNRALLVAALAHGASTITGALFSDDTRYMCNALQKLGVEIDADEKQTRFDVRGNGADIPVSSAELYIGNSGTTSRSLTAYVSLGHGRFVIDGDEPMRHGRPISDLLDALTQIGVSARSQFGNGHLPVIIEANGLEGGKTRLDVSKSSQFLTALLLIAPSAKNDVEIEVVGDREMPYIDITLSVMEAFGVQVVSEGYQYFRISGGQRYQPRIYNVEPDASNASYFLAAAALTGGRVTVQHLHLDSMQGDVQFVRILERMGCQVTVSDNGITLTGPRQLNGVDVDMRTISDTSLTLAAIAPFADSKVTIRNIEHTRWQETDRIHAMVTELRKLGVPVIEHQDGLEISPAPITPAAIDTYEDHRIAMAFSLVGLKASGIRINDPDCVSKTFPTYFDVFEELYA from the coding sequence ATGATTCGGATACAGCCAATTCGCAAACCCATTGATGCCACCATAAAGGTTCCCGGTTCCAAAAGTTATACCAATCGGGCGTTATTAGTCGCCGCGTTGGCACACGGGGCTTCAACCATAACCGGTGCTCTCTTCAGCGATGATACACGCTATATGTGCAATGCCCTGCAGAAACTCGGCGTCGAGATTGACGCTGATGAGAAGCAGACGAGGTTTGATGTCCGTGGAAATGGCGCGGACATTCCGGTTTCGAGTGCCGAACTCTATATCGGGAACTCAGGGACGACTTCACGTTCGCTGACCGCCTACGTTTCGTTAGGTCATGGGCGGTTCGTCATTGATGGTGATGAACCGATGCGACACGGTCGCCCTATCTCCGATTTATTGGATGCGCTGACACAAATTGGGGTTTCGGCACGCTCACAATTCGGCAATGGACATCTGCCTGTCATTATTGAGGCAAACGGATTGGAGGGTGGAAAGACCCGACTTGATGTCTCTAAGAGCAGCCAATTCTTAACGGCGTTGCTGCTCATCGCACCGTCCGCTAAAAACGACGTAGAGATTGAGGTCGTTGGGGATCGCGAAATGCCCTATATTGACATTACACTATCAGTCATGGAGGCGTTTGGTGTCCAAGTCGTCAGCGAAGGCTATCAGTATTTTCGGATTTCAGGTGGGCAGCGGTATCAGCCGCGTATCTATAACGTTGAGCCCGATGCCTCCAACGCCTCCTATTTCTTGGCAGCTGCCGCACTCACAGGAGGACGCGTCACTGTCCAGCATTTACACTTAGATTCCATGCAAGGCGATGTCCAATTTGTGCGTATTTTGGAACGAATGGGGTGTCAGGTCACTGTTTCTGACAATGGAATTACCCTTACCGGTCCTCGCCAATTGAACGGTGTCGATGTGGATATGCGGACGATTTCGGATACGTCCCTAACCCTTGCCGCGATTGCACCCTTTGCCGATAGCAAAGTCACCATCCGGAACATTGAACACACGCGCTGGCAAGAAACCGATCGGATTCATGCAATGGTGACGGAACTACGAAAGTTAGGTGTTCCTGTCATTGAACATCAAGATGGACTCGAAATTTCACCCGCCCCTATTACCCCTGCCGCAATTGATACCTACGAGGACCACCGCATAGCGATGGCATTTTCACTCGTCGGTCTAAAGGCGAGCGGAATACGTATTAACGATCCAGACTGCGTCAGCAAAACCTTCCCTACTTATTTTGACGTGTTTGAGGAATTGTACGCCTGA